In one window of Pseudodesulfovibrio sediminis DNA:
- a CDS encoding TetR/AcrR family transcriptional regulator, whose amino-acid sequence MEKIGKRDRQKQETRRQIQEAARSLITRCGYKKTTMRALAEEAGVGLGTIGLHFNDKKSLLFSTFYDEIGGVAIKALESVPENGNLRQQFLHLLRAIYSYYGEHTIFLRSVVKEALFAKGQWREKFGVQIEAMIGLVAALIEAAKERGEVRQDVNPYELGHVCWALYLNTLIGGLSSEEFDVEAMVAQVSPLLDVVLHGVLV is encoded by the coding sequence GTGGAGAAGATAGGCAAAAGAGACAGACAGAAGCAGGAGACCCGGCGACAGATTCAGGAGGCGGCGCGGTCTCTGATCACGCGGTGCGGGTACAAGAAAACCACCATGCGCGCCCTGGCCGAAGAGGCTGGCGTAGGGTTGGGGACCATCGGGTTGCATTTCAATGACAAGAAGTCGTTGTTGTTCTCCACGTTCTACGACGAGATCGGGGGCGTGGCGATCAAGGCGTTGGAGTCGGTTCCGGAAAACGGGAACCTCAGGCAACAGTTCCTCCATCTGCTCCGCGCGATCTATTCCTATTATGGGGAACACACCATATTTCTGCGGTCAGTCGTAAAGGAAGCATTGTTCGCCAAAGGGCAGTGGCGTGAAAAGTTCGGGGTGCAGATCGAGGCCATGATCGGTCTGGTGGCGGCACTCATCGAGGCGGCAAAGGAACGGGGCGAGGTTCGGCAGGACGTGAATCCGTATGAGCTGGGCCATGTCTGTTGGGCGTTGTATCTCAATACGCTTATCGGCGGGCTTTCCAGCGAGGAGTTTGATGTTGAAGCCATGGTTGCCCAGGTGAGCCCCCTGCTGGATGTGGTTTTGCACGGCGTTTTAGTGTGA
- a CDS encoding ABC transporter permease has product MLLPLNLRIALSSLSAHKLRAVLAMLGVFLGALAFTGVQHVSKIMVRQAEMETEKLGPNLYAVMAGQVRFTRGGNVRLSGVTRNFTLGDAQALIDGAPSVLAGAPFVSTALPVRGQGNTVTAQIIATWPNYQEIRSFHPARGRFFNWQEVDDRAMVCVLGKTIAEALFGTAEQAIGQKVYVFRASFRILGVMEEKGVDLSGANQDEIVFLPVTTYMRRASNQDWISGVFLQLSEGGDLSQIEESVESIMRYRHRIDAGQDDDFSALSPKDAIKLQRQALDLMTTLGAITSSISFGVGGLGILSIMILVVRARRVEIGVRRAVGGRRRDIVRQFLFESGLMAAVGGGLGVLVTVILVAIGCAAAGLPLIIDPSSLVFTLFGSCVLGVAAGAYPAWQAANIEILDVLRS; this is encoded by the coding sequence ATGTTATTGCCCCTTAACCTTCGCATAGCCCTTTCTTCCCTGTCAGCGCACAAGCTGCGTGCGGTTCTGGCAATGCTGGGGGTCTTTCTCGGTGCATTGGCATTTACCGGTGTCCAGCATGTCTCGAAAATTATGGTCAGACAGGCTGAAATGGAGACCGAGAAGCTCGGCCCCAATCTCTACGCCGTCATGGCCGGACAGGTGCGTTTTACCCGAGGTGGCAATGTCAGATTGTCAGGCGTAACCAGAAACTTCACCCTTGGAGACGCGCAGGCCTTGATTGACGGTGCTCCGTCTGTCCTGGCAGGGGCGCCGTTTGTTTCAACCGCCCTTCCGGTGCGCGGCCAAGGAAATACGGTCACGGCGCAGATTATCGCCACCTGGCCGAATTATCAGGAGATCAGGAGTTTTCATCCGGCAAGGGGACGCTTCTTCAATTGGCAGGAAGTGGATGACCGGGCCATGGTCTGTGTCCTGGGTAAAACCATAGCCGAAGCTTTGTTCGGGACTGCCGAGCAGGCCATCGGTCAGAAAGTCTATGTGTTCCGGGCCAGTTTTCGTATCCTTGGCGTCATGGAAGAGAAAGGCGTTGATCTGTCCGGGGCCAATCAGGATGAGATCGTCTTTTTGCCTGTGACTACCTATATGCGCAGGGCCAGTAATCAGGATTGGATCAGCGGTGTATTCCTTCAACTGAGTGAGGGAGGCGACCTTTCACAGATCGAGGAGTCGGTAGAAAGCATCATGCGCTACCGACATCGCATCGACGCAGGCCAGGATGATGATTTCAGCGCCCTGTCGCCAAAGGATGCCATCAAGCTCCAGCGGCAGGCCCTGGACCTCATGACCACGCTGGGGGCCATAACCTCGTCCATTTCGTTCGGTGTCGGAGGGCTGGGTATTCTCTCAATAATGATTCTGGTTGTCCGTGCTCGACGAGTCGAGATCGGGGTGCGCCGTGCCGTGGGTGGCCGTCGACGGGACATTGTCCGTCAATTCCTGTTCGAGTCTGGTCTCATGGCTGCGGTTGGTGGCGGACTGGGCGTGTTGGTCACGGTTATTCTTGTCGCCATAGGGTGCGCTGCGGCGGGATTGCCGTTGATTATCGACCCCTCAAGTCTGGTCTTCACCCTGTTCGGTTCCTGTGTGCTTGGCGTGGCGGCAGGGGCATACCCTGCCTGGCAAGCCGCAAACATCGAGATTCTCGATGTTCTCCGGTCATAA
- a CDS encoding DUF3431 domain-containing protein: MEKRVAVIIAKYREDVSWADALGYDYLVYDKCDTPLSNAVQLENIGREAHTYFTHIIDNYDRLADMNVFLQGDPFDHIDDQGRASVDILQNMLRDVVERMVPFKGLAWFKLKCDRLGNPHDLRKPENKGRWSGWGGDIPVGALFEKLFGQPMPEQIVSRAPTGNFCVTGERIRTRPRAFYEYCLRLILADPDDEMNTGHAFERLWQHIFNGNTAWNRESYL, encoded by the coding sequence ATGGAAAAGCGTGTCGCTGTGATCATAGCCAAATACCGTGAGGACGTCTCCTGGGCCGATGCCCTGGGGTATGATTACCTTGTGTATGACAAATGCGACACACCCCTTTCCAACGCAGTGCAATTAGAAAATATCGGGCGAGAAGCGCACACCTATTTTACCCATATAATCGACAATTATGACCGCCTGGCGGATATGAATGTGTTTTTGCAGGGAGACCCTTTTGATCACATCGATGATCAGGGTCGGGCGTCTGTCGACATCTTGCAAAACATGCTCCGTGACGTTGTGGAGAGAATGGTCCCGTTCAAGGGTCTGGCCTGGTTCAAGCTTAAATGTGATCGGTTGGGCAATCCCCATGATCTGCGCAAGCCCGAGAACAAGGGGCGGTGGTCAGGCTGGGGGGGCGACATACCGGTCGGTGCGCTGTTTGAAAAACTCTTTGGCCAACCCATGCCGGAACAGATTGTGTCCCGCGCTCCCACTGGCAATTTCTGTGTGACCGGCGAACGCATCAGAACGCGCCCACGCGCGTTTTATGAGTACTGCCTGCGGTTGATTCTGGCCGACCCGGACGATGAAATGAACACCGGGCATGCCTTTGAGCGGTTATGGCAGCATATTTTCAATGGCAATACGGCCTGGAACAGAGAGTCGTACCTGTAA
- a CDS encoding LarC family nickel insertion protein translates to MTLFLDCSTGVSGDMLLASMSHAMEEWHGNDAFAYLTNELNSLGLKGFELQWSKKQVSGIGTWHVDVVQTEDQPLRHYTDLIKIIEGSSIAGRAKERSATALRLLGEAEAKVHGVDLEGVHFHEIGAVDTIVDICGSMVLLEALGVEKVLSSPVDLGSGFVDCAHGRLPVPAPACAELARGMTTFGSDCAMERATPTGLAILKTIVDDYGVLPLGSVKSVGYGSGGRSSDEQPTYVRAFVVQEPAITTPEQG, encoded by the coding sequence ATGACCTTGTTTCTTGATTGTTCGACCGGTGTGAGTGGCGATATGTTGCTGGCTTCCATGAGTCATGCAATGGAAGAATGGCATGGCAATGATGCTTTTGCATATTTGACCAATGAATTGAACTCGTTGGGTTTGAAAGGGTTTGAGTTGCAATGGTCGAAAAAGCAGGTCTCGGGAATAGGGACCTGGCATGTTGATGTCGTGCAGACTGAAGATCAACCTCTCAGGCATTATACCGACCTGATCAAGATCATCGAAGGAAGCTCCATTGCCGGGCGAGCCAAGGAACGCTCCGCAACGGCACTCCGGTTGTTGGGTGAAGCAGAAGCCAAAGTGCACGGCGTTGATCTCGAAGGCGTGCATTTCCATGAAATCGGGGCTGTGGATACCATTGTTGATATTTGTGGAAGCATGGTTCTGCTGGAAGCGTTGGGTGTTGAAAAAGTGCTCAGTTCACCGGTGGATCTGGGATCTGGTTTCGTCGACTGCGCCCACGGAAGATTGCCTGTACCGGCACCGGCTTGCGCCGAACTTGCCCGGGGTATGACCACCTTTGGTTCAGACTGCGCCATGGAGCGGGCCACCCCGACCGGACTCGCTATCTTGAAGACCATTGTGGATGACTACGGAGTACTGCCCTTGGGGTCGGTCAAATCCGTTGGCTATGGCTCTGGTGGCAGGTCCTCGGATGAACAACCCACGTATGTCCGCGCTTTCGTAGTGCAGGAGCCTGCTATCACGACGCCCGAACAGGGTTGA
- the larB gene encoding nickel pincer cofactor biosynthesis protein LarB: protein MNLDILLDDFEAGNITRDEMKSVLRKQTFVDIGCAKIDHNREARTGGPEVVYCAGKTPDQVATIFQSMHAHNGRVLGTRAAPEHAEAVAQVLDVTYDPKSLLLTIGSPAVPALGKIVVVSAGTSDQPVAEEAAGTAEFLGSHVERHYDCGVAGIHRLFSVMDELNSASAIIAVAGMEGALPSVVGGIAVPPVIALPTSVGYGANFQGLAALLTMMNSCAPGIGVVNIDNGFGAGYLAHKINKMAVLNSK, encoded by the coding sequence ATGAATCTTGATATCCTGTTGGATGATTTTGAGGCGGGTAACATTACCCGTGATGAAATGAAAAGCGTGCTGCGAAAGCAGACGTTTGTTGATATTGGGTGCGCCAAGATCGATCACAACCGGGAAGCCAGGACAGGCGGGCCGGAAGTTGTCTACTGTGCGGGCAAGACCCCGGATCAGGTGGCAACCATTTTTCAAAGCATGCATGCCCACAACGGGCGAGTGCTGGGTACACGTGCCGCCCCTGAGCATGCCGAGGCAGTGGCTCAGGTGCTGGATGTCACCTATGACCCGAAGTCCTTGTTGCTCACCATTGGCAGCCCTGCTGTTCCTGCCCTAGGCAAAATCGTTGTGGTTTCGGCTGGGACTTCAGATCAGCCTGTTGCCGAAGAGGCCGCTGGTACCGCCGAATTCCTGGGCAGCCATGTGGAGCGCCATTATGATTGCGGAGTCGCTGGCATTCATCGACTTTTTTCAGTAATGGATGAATTAAATTCCGCGTCGGCGATCATTGCGGTTGCCGGTATGGAAGGGGCACTGCCGTCTGTGGTGGGCGGGATAGCCGTCCCCCCGGTCATCGCGTTGCCCACCAGCGTTGGATATGGTGCCAATTTCCAGGGGTTGGCCGCCCTGCTCACCATGATGAACTCCTGCGCTCCAGGGATCGGGGTCGTGAATATCGACAACGGGTTCGGGGCAGGATATCTGGCTCATAAAATAAATAAAATGGCCGTATTAAACTCAAAATAG
- the larE gene encoding ATP-dependent sacrificial sulfur transferase LarE, translating to MDTLISCIKEKFDGHSQAVIAMSGGVDSGLVAYAVRKALGDTCIAVTVRSALTPERDLQRAVAVAEHIGIRHGVLPVDVLQDRAVCANEADRCYHCKRTLFSVMRGGFDSKALLIDGTNADDDPKRPGLRAVKEFSVFSPLLAVGLTKVEVRRLACDAGLPNWNTPSESCLATRLPLGMELTETGLNRVEVMETFFHERGVDTLRASHDNLMASVEFMPQYAEIMIKNRDKFVALIKRIGLRSCEFKEWSP from the coding sequence ATGGATACATTGATCTCTTGCATTAAAGAGAAATTCGACGGTCATTCGCAGGCGGTAATAGCGATGTCTGGCGGTGTTGACAGCGGTCTGGTGGCGTATGCCGTGCGCAAAGCCCTGGGTGATACGTGCATTGCGGTCACAGTGCGCAGTGCGTTGACGCCCGAACGGGATCTGCAACGGGCTGTGGCCGTGGCTGAACATATCGGGATCAGGCATGGCGTGCTGCCTGTGGATGTCCTGCAGGACAGGGCTGTCTGCGCGAATGAAGCCGACCGCTGTTACCATTGCAAACGGACCCTCTTCTCCGTCATGCGGGGTGGTTTTGATTCCAAGGCCCTGCTCATTGACGGGACCAATGCGGATGATGATCCCAAGCGCCCAGGTCTCCGTGCCGTAAAGGAATTTTCCGTGTTTTCTCCCCTTCTTGCTGTCGGACTGACAAAAGTCGAGGTCAGAAGGCTGGCTTGTGATGCCGGGTTGCCGAATTGGAACACTCCGTCAGAGAGTTGTCTGGCCACCCGTCTACCCCTGGGTATGGAGCTGACTGAAACCGGTCTCAATCGTGTTGAGGTCATGGAAACGTTCTTTCATGAGCGTGGCGTGGACACGCTTCGCGCCTCCCATGATAACCTGATGGCAAGCGTTGAGTTCATGCCTCAGTATGCTGAAATAATGATAAAAAATCGTGATAAATTCGTGGCGTTGATCAAGAGGATCGGCTTGCGATCATGTGAATTCAAGGAGTGGTCCCCATGA
- a CDS encoding MATE family efflux transporter, with protein sequence MSIVKRWSAKGGYKEALDIGLPLVVSMLSNTVMTFTDRIFLGNYSMDTLGASLPASIAAFLFLSFFMGVAEYLGVFVAQYTGALQPEKVGRSMWQGIWFSIPSGLFLASLWFIAEPLFALGGHPAAIQELEIVYFRILTIGSAPFLLGICLSCFFSGRGITKPIMIVSIASTLINIPLDYCLINGIGPFPELGIVGAGLATLFSFTVPVICYAWLIFTSANEEEYCVRSAWRFDGSLMKRFLRFGLPGGVQFFLDIFAITFFVFMVGRLGPIELASTNAVFSIYTLAFLPTIGLHISTSIMVGQAMGDKNPDGAAYATKSVLHIALAYMTVMALLFVVFPEFLLNLFRARGETGHLFDDVVVMGILLMRYAAIFTLIDAVAIIYVGGLKGAGDTRFTMLIMGSAALFCMVIPLLILNIVGVKGVQGPWMCLMLYVSVLAVSFMWRFRKGPWRRIEVIEFSPSMK encoded by the coding sequence ATGAGCATAGTAAAACGATGGAGCGCAAAAGGCGGATACAAAGAAGCGTTGGATATAGGACTACCACTGGTTGTCAGTATGCTTTCAAACACGGTGATGACATTCACTGATCGCATTTTTTTGGGTAACTATTCCATGGATACGCTGGGGGCATCTTTGCCTGCAAGTATTGCAGCCTTTCTATTCCTTTCATTTTTCATGGGTGTCGCGGAGTATCTCGGGGTCTTTGTTGCACAGTACACGGGAGCATTGCAGCCTGAGAAGGTGGGACGGTCCATGTGGCAGGGTATCTGGTTCAGTATCCCCTCTGGGTTGTTTCTTGCTAGCCTCTGGTTCATTGCAGAGCCGTTGTTTGCCTTGGGTGGGCACCCCGCTGCCATTCAGGAACTGGAAATAGTCTATTTTCGGATTCTGACCATAGGAAGCGCGCCCTTTCTATTGGGAATCTGTCTGTCCTGTTTCTTTTCCGGTCGGGGTATCACCAAGCCGATTATGATCGTGAGCATCGCCTCAACATTGATCAATATTCCGCTTGATTATTGTCTGATCAACGGTATCGGACCTTTCCCCGAGTTGGGAATAGTCGGGGCCGGATTAGCCACATTGTTCAGTTTCACCGTGCCTGTCATCTGTTATGCATGGCTCATATTCACTTCCGCCAATGAAGAGGAATATTGCGTGCGCTCTGCATGGCGGTTCGATGGATCACTCATGAAACGGTTTCTTCGGTTCGGCCTGCCAGGTGGAGTCCAGTTCTTTCTTGATATCTTCGCGATAACATTCTTTGTATTCATGGTGGGCCGTCTTGGTCCGATTGAACTGGCTTCGACCAATGCGGTCTTTTCCATCTATACACTGGCCTTTTTGCCGACAATTGGGCTGCATATCTCGACCAGCATCATGGTCGGACAGGCCATGGGTGATAAAAATCCTGATGGAGCGGCGTATGCCACAAAGTCTGTGCTGCATATAGCTCTCGCCTATATGACGGTAATGGCCCTTCTGTTCGTTGTGTTTCCTGAATTCCTTTTGAATTTATTTCGGGCAAGAGGAGAAACCGGGCATCTATTCGATGATGTGGTCGTCATGGGCATACTTTTAATGCGATATGCAGCCATCTTCACGTTGATTGACGCTGTGGCGATTATTTATGTCGGTGGATTAAAAGGAGCTGGTGATACCCGTTTTACCATGCTCATCATGGGTTCCGCTGCGCTCTTCTGTATGGTTATTCCCCTTCTCATCCTGAATATCGTGGGGGTGAAGGGCGTTCAGGGCCCCTGGATGTGTCTGATGCTCTATGTGAGTGTTCTGGCGGTTTCTTTCATGTGGCGTTTCAGGAAAGGTCCCTGGCGCAGGATTGAAGTCATCGAATTTTCACCGTCGATGAAATGA
- a CDS encoding MarR family winged helix-turn-helix transcriptional regulator, which yields MSKRLAPHGVNPGYLEILHSLWTRDNVTQKQLHSTLDIEQATLSNTLTRMERDELLERTRNSKDRRVTQILLTHKGHSLQNVVNSAIENLQSIVNTGLTINDRRYFNRILTQMTEHIEDDLDDTTLLLIDEIQD from the coding sequence TTGTCCAAACGTCTCGCTCCCCATGGTGTCAATCCAGGGTATCTCGAAATTCTTCACAGTCTTTGGACACGGGACAACGTTACGCAAAAACAACTCCATTCCACACTGGATATCGAGCAGGCAACTCTTTCCAACACCCTGACACGTATGGAACGCGACGAATTACTGGAACGCACCCGCAACTCCAAGGACCGCCGGGTAACCCAAATACTCCTCACGCATAAGGGGCATTCTTTGCAGAATGTGGTCAATTCCGCCATTGAAAACCTGCAGTCGATTGTCAACACGGGGTTGACTATTAATGATCGACGCTATTTCAATCGCATTCTTACGCAAATGACCGAACATATAGAAGACGATCTGGACGACACTACACTGCTTCTCATAGACGAAATTCAAGATTGA
- a CDS encoding helix-turn-helix domain-containing protein translates to MNTSNAPKPPTLFTVREVADFLRVHQRTAYRLITGGSIKAIKIGSQWRVPEAALMEFIESGWKASVSEGKKETKPDQFKLPFD, encoded by the coding sequence ATGAATACATCAAATGCGCCAAAACCACCGACACTCTTCACTGTGCGGGAAGTTGCGGACTTTTTACGGGTCCACCAGCGCACAGCCTACAGGCTGATTACTGGTGGAAGTATCAAGGCTATCAAGATAGGAAGCCAGTGGCGTGTCCCAGAGGCAGCGCTGATGGAATTTATAGAGAGTGGATGGAAGGCATCGGTTTCCGAAGGCAAAAAGGAAACCAAGCCCGATCAGTTCAAACTCCCCTTTGATTAA
- a CDS encoding ATP-dependent 6-phosphofructokinase, translating into MVKKKFDFDVTIPVLGRPNVQTPLRNPRYVDESVPMPLILTSEELTELDTDILKKKFEKAGPREKLYFDPSKTKCAIVTCGGLCPGLNDVIRSIVMEAHYHYGIRTVLGITNGLRGFIPEYGYEVRELNPDNVSHIHQFGGTILASSRGRQDSEAIVDSLERMNINILFVIGGDGSMRAAKSIVDEVSRRKRKIAVIGIPKTIDNDINFITRSFGFDTAVEKATEAIQCAHVEATGVDNGIGIVKLMGREAGFIAAHASLALQEVNFVLVPEHKFTIDGEGGLLQAVEKRLRARNHAIIVCAEGAGQDLTGGDLLRDSSGNPKLGDICGLIVNRLKEHCKVQNLEMNIKFIDPSYIIRSVPANAGDRVYCGFLGQNAVHAAMAGKTGMVVTQLKSSMVHLPLDLVTVKRRNINIHSDYWSSVMEATGQRQYMD; encoded by the coding sequence ATGGTGAAGAAAAAATTCGATTTCGATGTCACGATCCCTGTTCTGGGTAGGCCGAATGTGCAGACCCCGTTGCGGAATCCGCGCTATGTCGATGAGTCCGTTCCCATGCCCTTGATCCTCACGTCAGAAGAATTGACTGAGTTGGATACGGATATCCTCAAGAAAAAATTCGAAAAAGCAGGTCCTCGGGAAAAACTGTATTTTGACCCATCCAAGACCAAGTGCGCCATCGTCACCTGTGGTGGGCTCTGCCCCGGACTGAATGATGTGATTCGTTCCATTGTCATGGAGGCCCACTATCATTACGGGATACGGACCGTGCTGGGCATCACCAATGGATTGCGCGGGTTCATCCCGGAGTACGGCTATGAGGTCAGGGAACTAAATCCTGATAATGTAAGTCATATCCACCAGTTCGGAGGTACCATCCTCGCTTCGTCGCGTGGAAGACAGGATTCCGAGGCAATCGTGGACTCGTTGGAACGGATGAATATCAACATCCTTTTTGTGATAGGTGGCGATGGCTCCATGCGTGCTGCCAAATCCATTGTGGACGAGGTGTCCAGGCGAAAGAGAAAGATCGCAGTCATCGGCATCCCCAAAACCATTGATAATGATATCAATTTCATCACCCGCTCCTTTGGGTTCGACACCGCGGTGGAGAAAGCCACGGAAGCCATTCAATGCGCGCATGTGGAAGCAACCGGCGTGGACAACGGTATCGGTATTGTCAAACTCATGGGGCGTGAAGCAGGATTTATCGCGGCGCACGCTTCTTTGGCCCTTCAGGAAGTCAATTTTGTGCTGGTGCCGGAACACAAATTTACCATCGATGGCGAAGGCGGTTTGCTCCAGGCTGTTGAGAAGCGGTTGCGGGCACGCAATCACGCCATCATCGTCTGTGCCGAAGGCGCCGGACAGGATCTCACCGGTGGCGATCTGTTGCGCGATTCGTCAGGCAACCCGAAACTGGGTGATATTTGCGGTCTGATCGTCAACAGGTTGAAGGAGCATTGTAAGGTTCAGAATTTGGAAATGAACATAAAATTCATTGATCCCAGTTATATAATCCGCTCTGTGCCGGCCAATGCTGGCGATCGCGTGTACTGCGGATTTCTGGGACAGAATGCCGTGCATGCAGCCATGGCTGGCAAGACCGGGATGGTTGTCACGCAACTCAAATCAAGTATGGTGCACCTCCCGCTTGATCTCGTGACCGTGAAGAGGCGCAATATCAATATTCATTCTGATTATTGGAGTTCGGTCATGGAGGCCACGGGGCAGCGGCAATATATGGATTAA
- the rfaE1 gene encoding D-glycero-beta-D-manno-heptose-7-phosphate kinase, whose amino-acid sequence MSIESIHAAITGLEGHKVMIIGDLMLDHYLMGGVERISPEAPVPVVKVESESFLLGGAGNVARNIASIGGAPLLISTIGDDLDGTEVDRMCLEANLTTSLVRTVDRPTTKKTRIIASNQQVVRVDHEQADPLDAVALAALLETIEKNVPDYRVIILSDYGKGLISEEFMERFMALVATCEPRPMVLVDPKTVHYDRYQGVDLLTPNTKEASEGAGFPVSDKDSVMKAGFALFDRLQCKNLLITMGPGGMALFEGTDSIQHIPTFARKVFDVTGAGDTVIATTALALAAGMDLLTACTLANYAAGVVVGQVGAATASPDDLHETVDELPEPEVSRWLGK is encoded by the coding sequence ATGTCAATCGAATCGATACATGCGGCAATTACGGGTCTTGAAGGGCATAAAGTCATGATCATTGGTGACCTTATGCTTGACCATTACCTCATGGGCGGTGTTGAGCGGATTTCTCCCGAAGCTCCGGTGCCAGTGGTCAAGGTTGAATCCGAGTCCTTCCTGCTCGGTGGTGCCGGAAACGTGGCGCGAAATATTGCTTCTATCGGAGGAGCCCCCCTTCTCATCAGCACTATTGGTGATGATCTGGACGGTACCGAGGTGGACAGGATGTGCCTGGAGGCGAATCTGACTACGAGCCTGGTACGGACTGTTGATCGTCCGACCACAAAGAAAACGCGCATTATCGCCAGCAATCAACAGGTTGTGCGAGTTGATCATGAGCAGGCTGATCCGTTGGATGCGGTCGCTCTGGCCGCCCTTTTAGAGACGATTGAAAAGAACGTGCCCGATTATCGGGTGATCATCCTTTCCGATTATGGCAAGGGCCTGATTTCAGAAGAATTCATGGAACGGTTCATGGCGCTGGTTGCGACCTGTGAGCCTCGCCCCATGGTGTTGGTGGACCCGAAGACAGTACACTATGACCGGTATCAGGGCGTGGACCTGTTGACGCCGAACACCAAAGAAGCCAGCGAGGGGGCCGGATTCCCCGTGTCCGACAAGGACTCGGTCATGAAGGCCGGGTTCGCCCTCTTTGACCGATTGCAGTGCAAGAATCTATTAATTACCATGGGACCTGGCGGCATGGCCCTCTTTGAGGGAACGGATTCAATTCAGCATATTCCGACATTCGCACGCAAAGTTTTCGATGTGACTGGCGCCGGTGACACAGTGATCGCCACAACGGCTTTGGCGCTTGCCGCTGGCATGGATCTGCTTACGGCCTGTACTCTGGCCAACTATGCCGCCGGGGTTGTGGTCGGACAGGTCGGTGCAGCCACAGCCAGTCCGGATGATCTTCATGAAACCGTGGATGAGCTGCCAGAGCCGGAAGTGTCGCGTTGGTTGGGAAAGTAA
- a CDS encoding ParB/RepB/Spo0J family partition protein has translation MTSANRGLGRGLDALLGGVREDEKVTSDSSKVRMIPLDAITPNPHQPRREFSEDALNDLASSIKTRGVLQPVLIRPLGGSSFELVAGERRLRASKKAGLTEIPTLVREMTDQESLAIALIENLQREDLNAVEEALGYQQLQQEFGLSQDELARQVGKSRSAVANALRLLNLPETIQADIQQSTISAGHGRAIMAIADAAMQEQLHKRIAENGLTVRQAEAQATFFKQNGRLPGAEEINAAPSGKESKTPPKPLDPELAALQTSLSDMLGLKVKISGSPEKGKVTVSYGNRDALQSFAEKCGTDFSS, from the coding sequence ATGACATCTGCCAATAGAGGCCTTGGCCGGGGTCTGGATGCCCTGCTCGGCGGTGTGCGTGAAGATGAGAAAGTAACGTCCGATTCATCGAAAGTTCGCATGATTCCACTCGATGCCATTACGCCAAACCCGCACCAGCCCCGTAGAGAGTTCTCCGAGGATGCGTTGAACGACCTTGCTTCGTCCATAAAGACACGTGGCGTGCTTCAGCCAGTGCTGATCCGCCCTCTTGGCGGCAGTTCTTTTGAACTGGTTGCTGGTGAACGTCGGCTCCGTGCTTCGAAAAAGGCGGGGTTGACCGAAATACCGACGCTGGTTCGGGAAATGACCGACCAGGAGAGCCTGGCCATTGCGCTTATAGAAAATCTGCAACGCGAAGATTTGAATGCGGTTGAAGAAGCCCTTGGGTATCAGCAACTTCAGCAGGAATTCGGTTTGAGTCAGGATGAATTGGCTCGACAGGTCGGGAAAAGCCGGTCTGCGGTGGCCAATGCCCTCCGTCTGCTCAATTTGCCCGAAACAATCCAAGCCGATATTCAGCAAAGTACCATTTCAGCAGGTCATGGCCGTGCCATAATGGCTATTGCTGACGCTGCTATGCAGGAGCAGCTCCATAAGCGTATCGCGGAAAACGGGTTGACCGTGCGGCAGGCAGAGGCGCAGGCAACCTTCTTCAAGCAAAATGGCAGGCTTCCGGGAGCTGAGGAAATCAACGCTGCTCCAAGCGGCAAAGAGAGTAAAACACCGCCCAAACCGCTTGATCCAGAACTTGCGGCCCTTCAGACTTCCCTGTCTGATATGTTGGGTCTTAAAGTTAAAATATCTGGTTCGCCGGAAAAAGGCAAAGTTACAGTAAGTTATGGAAATAGAGATGCATTGCAGTCTTTTGCGGAAAAATGTGGAACTGACTTTTCATCATAG